The following are encoded together in the Acinetobacter radioresistens DSM 6976 = NBRC 102413 = CIP 103788 genome:
- a CDS encoding RraA family protein — translation MLELSDNLLKSYSAISSSTIGHILDTGYLPGIHAVNSIQQIAGRVRTVTLNSVNAMQIREALLASKAGDVLVIDARNIGNRACWGEQRHRAAIYHQLAAIVVLGAVTDISALRTMKVPVFAQAVSCLTTRAEGESLVDFDQAIYYFDAVISTGDLIVGDADGVFILKPDMAERYVAQFQNIELLEQQKRDQFFKQHPPEDYYHQLNHRNNSERDII, via the coding sequence ATGTTAGAACTATCCGATAATTTATTAAAATCTTATTCCGCTATTTCCAGTTCAACGATCGGCCATATTTTAGATACCGGCTATTTACCTGGTATTCATGCTGTAAATTCAATTCAGCAGATAGCAGGTAGGGTCAGAACAGTCACCTTAAACTCTGTTAACGCTATGCAGATTCGTGAGGCTCTCTTAGCCAGTAAAGCGGGTGATGTCTTGGTGATCGATGCGCGCAACATCGGTAATCGCGCCTGTTGGGGCGAACAGCGTCATCGAGCTGCCATTTACCATCAACTGGCTGCAATTGTGGTGTTGGGTGCAGTTACCGATATCAGCGCCTTACGTACCATGAAAGTTCCGGTTTTTGCCCAGGCGGTCAGTTGTTTAACTACCAGAGCCGAAGGGGAAAGCCTGGTCGATTTTGATCAGGCCATTTATTATTTTGATGCTGTTATCTCCACTGGTGACCTTATAGTTGGAGATGCTGATGGTGTGTTTATTTTAAAGCCTGACATGGCAGAAAGATATGTGGCCCAATTTCAAAATATAGAGTTACTCGAACAGCAAAAACGTGATCAATTTTTTAAACAACATCCTCCTGAAGATTATTATCACCAGCTAAACCACAGAAATAATTCAGAAAGAGACATAATCTAA
- a CDS encoding (2Fe-2S)-binding protein, giving the protein MNIDFALEFEQPGLAQARKILAEKLNIHINLHEHNELSFADLLEPRHCAMVLGEFQSRIQALNLTCSGSMFIKYWAVPLLFPYLYALLTEQLNLSWQLSALSVQMAPTWSWDQHLNFKASSLSLTALSTQNSGYEAFMLKIFHDLNQIFQVIGQVAKVQRFLLWENTALRILQFYDLMQRKNPDDIYKSDMQRQFLLDLEAERFGLKHNPFLLLQHSSQSSLENYQRKKCCFYFQLPEAENEYCGSCPLANKHP; this is encoded by the coding sequence ATGAATATTGATTTTGCACTGGAATTTGAACAGCCAGGTTTAGCACAGGCCAGAAAGATATTGGCTGAAAAACTTAACATCCACATAAATTTACATGAGCACAATGAATTGAGCTTTGCAGATTTATTAGAGCCCCGGCATTGTGCAATGGTATTGGGTGAATTTCAGTCCCGTATTCAGGCCTTAAACCTGACCTGTTCAGGTTCAATGTTCATAAAATATTGGGCTGTTCCGCTGCTATTTCCTTATCTATATGCCCTGCTCACTGAACAGCTAAATTTATCTTGGCAGCTGTCAGCACTTTCAGTGCAAATGGCACCGACGTGGTCTTGGGACCAGCATTTGAATTTTAAGGCTTCAAGTTTATCTCTAACGGCTCTAAGTACTCAAAATTCTGGTTATGAAGCATTTATGTTGAAGATTTTTCATGACCTCAATCAGATTTTTCAGGTGATCGGTCAGGTAGCAAAAGTACAACGGTTTCTGCTTTGGGAAAATACCGCTCTGCGTATTTTACAGTTCTATGACCTGATGCAGCGCAAAAATCCCGATGACATTTACAAGAGCGACATGCAACGTCAGTTTCTACTCGATCTGGAGGCTGAACGGTTTGGTTTAAAACACAATCCGTTTTTACTCTTGCAACACAGCAGTCAATCCAGTCTCGAAAATTATCAGCGTAAAAAATGCTGCTTTTATTTTCAACTTCCTGAAGCTGAAAATGAATACTGCGGCAGTTGCCCATTAGCAAATAAACACCCATAA
- a CDS encoding IucA/IucC family protein codes for MNTMLFSPTVSTQMVLVDLVNSFLVEGYISEQAIFTRQQAKTRLKARFGQCFDSLFEGYTDQSYFAVLFNSHVAEFILLPVRKAIKQDWQIQPLACCFRVEVLTDQGFQTCLCNALDLFNAMRRLEYFSGCEESKLANLSAELELTLLQTQLSNHHQICSETWLSDQPAELFIQLEQYAALRDRPYHPLAKLKEGFSNDEYRQFSPEFSQPIRLNWVAIKKEKLVFGQDVTQLKIHQPSKIFLSSEENLQLQQELNQKGVSDDYLVLPMHAWQFEHVLADQFKPELDEQVIVPLQFQSADLYASSSLRSLLSETKPQDSLKLPLAVKSLGSLRFLPIVKMINGQKNQKILQVAKQKDDVLKKRLWLCDENQWWAYLPHQPENLTPDNLILFEERPMHLAAQRRRIPSELLQHPYQLIPMASLGHCIEGEIYPFELILKAQQLESNQTNVIDAFKTLCKDFFEVNLRLFRLGLMGEIHGQNICIVLNQGQFSGFMLRDHDSVRIYLPWLLEHGLEDPCYLSPHDFRITLYHDAVEDLILYLQTLGIQVNLASILEAVAEYYHIDELKLWRVLAQQLQQALNHTPLCAEARAELQNLLFEKAQWPYKQLIRPLLEQQNRVGSMPSSIGETCNILKKVSHFSLQ; via the coding sequence ATGAATACGATGTTGTTTTCACCTACTGTTAGCACACAAATGGTTCTGGTCGATCTGGTAAACAGTTTTTTGGTAGAAGGCTATATTTCCGAGCAGGCTATTTTCACCCGGCAGCAGGCTAAAACCCGATTAAAAGCCCGTTTTGGCCAGTGTTTTGATTCATTATTTGAAGGGTATACAGATCAGAGCTATTTTGCTGTTCTGTTCAACTCACATGTAGCCGAATTTATTCTGTTGCCCGTACGTAAAGCCATTAAACAGGACTGGCAAATTCAGCCCTTGGCGTGCTGTTTTCGGGTAGAGGTTCTGACAGATCAAGGCTTTCAAACTTGTCTATGCAATGCTTTGGACTTATTTAATGCTATGCGGCGTTTGGAGTATTTTTCAGGCTGTGAGGAATCAAAGCTAGCAAACTTAAGCGCCGAACTGGAATTAACCTTGCTACAAACCCAGCTCAGTAACCATCATCAGATATGTTCTGAAACATGGTTATCAGATCAACCTGCTGAATTATTTATTCAGCTAGAACAGTATGCTGCACTTCGAGACCGTCCTTATCATCCACTGGCCAAGCTCAAAGAGGGTTTTTCCAATGATGAGTACCGGCAATTTAGCCCAGAATTTTCACAGCCCATCCGTTTGAACTGGGTAGCAATTAAAAAAGAAAAGCTGGTCTTTGGACAGGACGTGACCCAGCTTAAAATTCATCAACCCTCCAAAATTTTCTTGAGCAGTGAAGAAAATTTACAGTTACAGCAGGAGCTAAATCAGAAGGGGGTGAGTGATGATTATCTGGTTTTACCTATGCATGCCTGGCAGTTTGAGCATGTACTGGCAGATCAGTTTAAGCCAGAACTTGACGAGCAGGTGATTGTGCCCTTGCAATTTCAGTCTGCTGACCTGTATGCCAGTTCTTCGCTAAGAAGTTTGCTTTCTGAGACCAAACCACAAGATAGTTTGAAGCTTCCATTAGCAGTAAAATCTTTAGGCTCGCTACGGTTTTTACCGATTGTCAAAATGATTAATGGACAAAAAAACCAGAAAATTTTGCAGGTTGCCAAACAAAAAGATGATGTACTGAAAAAACGCTTGTGGTTGTGTGATGAGAACCAGTGGTGGGCGTATTTACCTCATCAACCTGAAAATCTAACACCAGATAATCTTATTTTATTTGAAGAGCGGCCGATGCATCTGGCAGCTCAGCGGCGCCGTATTCCTTCCGAATTATTGCAGCATCCCTACCAGCTTATTCCAATGGCCAGTTTAGGGCATTGCATTGAAGGAGAAATCTATCCGTTTGAGCTGATTCTCAAGGCTCAACAGCTTGAGTCGAACCAGACTAATGTCATTGATGCATTTAAAACCTTGTGCAAAGATTTTTTTGAGGTGAATTTACGTTTATTCCGCTTAGGCCTCATGGGAGAAATTCATGGCCAAAATATCTGCATAGTCCTTAATCAAGGGCAGTTCTCAGGCTTTATGCTGCGTGACCATGATTCGGTGCGGATCTATTTACCTTGGTTGCTAGAACACGGCCTGGAAGATCCATGCTATTTAAGCCCGCATGATTTTAGAATTACGCTTTATCATGATGCTGTCGAAGACTTGATCCTGTATTTACAGACCTTGGGCATACAGGTCAATCTGGCCAGTATTTTAGAAGCAGTTGCTGAATATTATCATATTGATGAACTTAAACTGTGGCGCGTATTAGCTCAACAATTACAGCAGGCTTTGAATCATACCCCATTGTGTGCAGAGGCGAGGGCTGAGTTACAGAACCTTCTATTCGAAAAAGCACAGTGGCCGTATAAACAGCTCATTCGTCCATTGCTGGAGCAGCAGAATCGAGTAGGGAGCATGCCCAGCAGCATCGGCGAAACCTGTAATATTTTAAAAAAAGTTTCGCACTTTTCATTACAGTGA
- a CDS encoding IucA/IucC family protein, whose amino-acid sequence MGHLATAFAQNNHSTFTPTLAWQQPDQAAIKKVEQRVIKQLFQALIYEEVIAATIENECFIISAQDRNQQAVEYIASGKHYLSFGLVRMDDQDVMRQDHTGQRTVAQLNQVIDEIVRAIPNGAKLEDFIHELKRTFIHDVQSQQYQNAFSLPAVQHSYDVLETYLMAGHPYHPCYKSRVGFSLQDNLKYGVEYAQPVHLVWLAVHSSLCSENVSHSIDADQFLHEQLTKGETEIFNQVLVRQGLDATEYTWLPVHPWQWENTLAHTFFEEITAQKMVYLGRGTDAYIAQQSLRTLTNLQHPEKPYIKLSMSLTNTSSSRILASHAAMNGPLITDWLQGLIEKSEIAHSLDFAILREVHATAVDFTKLPTSHARQAYGTIGSLWRESVHHYLKPGEDAIPLNGISHVQNDGQLLIQPWLDAHGTEAWLTQFLSVVIQPILFLLHAEGIGSESHGQNIILLHQNGWPTRIILKDFHDGVRFHPDQLTHPDECPKLHALPAEHAKANRMSFILTDDLNAVRDFSCACLFFVALSDIAITLQQQIGLAEQQFWQKAADIIHHFQKKYPQHQSRYEKFDVFAAQFCIESLTKRRLFGDSKVQLRLVNNPLHAFRQLSV is encoded by the coding sequence ATGGGTCACTTAGCTACAGCATTCGCACAAAATAACCATTCCACTTTTACACCTACCTTGGCTTGGCAACAACCCGATCAGGCTGCTATTAAAAAGGTAGAGCAACGAGTTATTAAACAGTTATTTCAGGCACTGATTTATGAAGAGGTAATTGCAGCCACAATAGAAAATGAATGTTTTATCATTAGTGCTCAGGATCGAAACCAGCAGGCGGTAGAGTATATTGCCTCGGGTAAACACTATTTGAGTTTTGGTTTGGTGCGTATGGATGATCAGGATGTCATGCGCCAAGACCATACCGGGCAAAGAACGGTTGCACAATTAAATCAGGTGATTGATGAAATTGTTCGGGCTATTCCAAATGGGGCAAAACTAGAAGATTTTATTCATGAATTAAAACGGACTTTTATTCATGATGTGCAATCGCAGCAGTATCAAAATGCGTTTTCGCTTCCTGCTGTCCAGCACAGCTATGACGTTCTTGAAACCTATTTGATGGCGGGGCATCCCTATCACCCGTGTTATAAGTCCCGGGTTGGCTTCAGCCTGCAAGATAACTTGAAATATGGCGTAGAGTATGCACAACCGGTCCATCTGGTCTGGCTGGCTGTACATTCTTCTTTATGTTCAGAGAATGTCTCTCACTCAATTGATGCAGATCAGTTTTTACATGAACAGCTGACTAAAGGAGAGACAGAAATATTTAATCAGGTTTTGGTAAGGCAGGGCTTGGATGCTACTGAATATACTTGGCTGCCTGTACATCCCTGGCAGTGGGAAAATACCCTGGCCCATACATTTTTTGAAGAAATAACCGCACAAAAAATGGTGTATTTAGGCCGTGGTACTGATGCCTATATTGCGCAGCAATCATTAAGAACCTTAACCAACTTACAGCATCCAGAAAAGCCTTATATCAAACTTTCGATGAGTTTAACCAATACTTCAAGCTCACGAATTCTGGCTTCGCATGCCGCTATGAATGGCCCGTTAATTACCGACTGGTTGCAAGGCCTGATCGAAAAGAGCGAGATTGCCCATTCTTTAGATTTTGCAATTTTAAGAGAAGTACATGCGACTGCTGTTGACTTTACCAAGCTTCCCACATCTCATGCCAGACAGGCTTATGGCACGATTGGAAGTCTGTGGCGTGAAAGCGTTCACCACTATTTGAAGCCGGGGGAAGATGCCATTCCGCTGAACGGCATCAGTCATGTCCAGAACGATGGCCAACTTCTGATTCAGCCCTGGTTAGATGCACATGGAACTGAAGCCTGGCTGACCCAATTCCTCTCCGTGGTGATCCAGCCTATTCTGTTTTTATTGCATGCTGAAGGAATCGGCTCTGAGTCACATGGACAAAACATCATTCTGCTACATCAGAATGGCTGGCCAACCCGCATTATTTTAAAAGATTTTCATGACGGTGTTCGTTTTCATCCGGACCAACTCACCCATCCAGATGAGTGTCCTAAATTACATGCCTTGCCGGCAGAGCATGCCAAAGCCAATCGCATGTCCTTTATTTTGACCGATGATTTAAATGCAGTTCGGGATTTTAGTTGTGCCTGTCTATTTTTTGTCGCTTTAAGTGATATTGCGATCACCCTGCAACAGCAAATTGGGTTAGCTGAACAGCAATTCTGGCAAAAGGCGGCCGATATTATTCATCACTTCCAGAAAAAATACCCGCAGCATCAAAGTAGATATGAAAAATTTGATGTATTTGCAGCGCAGTTTTGCATTGAATCTTTAACCAAAAGACGGCTGTTTGGTGATAGCAAAGTACAGCTACGTCTGGTGAATAATCCACTACATGCATTTCGTCAACTATCAGTTTAA
- a CDS encoding GNAT family N-acetyltransferase, translating into MKTLSSCLPNHFNYQEKGISYALRALSLPDDFPLLYKWMHELHVIPQWQLNKPESELAAYFEKMQVDDHQRLYIIQIEGEDIGYLEIYEAKRDRLSLYYSALDHDLGWHILLGEKKVVGKGHFRAVMRLIIYFIFENSPAEKIVGEPDERVRSYEYIAQDIAFKAQKKIRMPEKNAILYYCFREEFYEKCGEYKSFLNK; encoded by the coding sequence ATGAAGACCTTATCCTCCTGCTTACCAAACCACTTTAATTATCAGGAAAAAGGTATCAGCTATGCACTGCGGGCCTTAAGCTTACCGGATGATTTTCCACTCCTGTATAAATGGATGCATGAACTACATGTTATTCCACAATGGCAACTCAATAAGCCAGAATCGGAACTGGCAGCATATTTTGAAAAAATGCAGGTAGATGACCATCAGCGGCTCTACATTATTCAGATCGAAGGGGAGGACATTGGCTATCTGGAGATTTATGAAGCCAAGCGAGACAGATTATCATTGTATTACTCTGCATTAGATCACGATTTAGGTTGGCATATTCTATTAGGTGAAAAAAAAGTGGTCGGAAAAGGGCATTTTAGAGCCGTTATGCGTCTGATAATTTATTTCATTTTTGAAAATTCGCCTGCAGAAAAAATTGTTGGCGAACCTGATGAGCGTGTCAGATCTTATGAATACATTGCACAAGATATTGCTTTTAAAGCGCAGAAAAAAATCAGGATGCCAGAGAAAAATGCCATTCTATACTATTGTTTCAGAGAAGAATTTTATGAAAAATGTGGGGAATATAAATCTTTTTTAAATAAATAA
- a CDS encoding TonB-dependent receptor, with product MRLSQFSLCFVTVAISSLLYAEDSGSELKELKNSDKTMKLSPIVVTATRTPKTIAEIAGTVQTIQGEDIAQQAGASRKVADVLAQLVPSLAPSSGTTSNYGQTMRGRNVLVMIDGVSQTGSRDVARQLNSISPNMIDHIEVVSGATSIYGSGATGGIINIITKRADKSKNFSFQTKLGLTSADNFRRDSLAYQVGQTASFNNDKMDGFLGIDYTSRGSQFDGKGNRIPLSPWQGSTMDTNTLDVNGRLNFNLTDQQSLSFGTQYYNDEQDTEYGPDYSYLQKGTQPSYKAIKGWSLDKQPFTERYAFNTQYQNQDFLGQTLNIEAYYRNEKARFVPYGYSKDGVDVKQSQSNVDYAGIRSTVQSDLQVADRALRLTYGLDYDREKDHQWADYYKPSNNGLVYTPTGKKESAGPDTRIQNIGTFVQGDYAITDRLNIQAGVRYQYVQADTDSYFTARKPITLMAADSTDSDKLLFNLGAVYELTDIQQVYANFSQGYSYPDVQRVLRDVAAYTLTTSGIAPITVNSYELGWRLNQDNGINLALTGFYNTSDKVVQFNSDRSVNVVDTDQRIYGAEATVNYPFIENYKVGGTLGYTRGQYKDVANNWHELNAFAVSPTKGTLFAEWSNEQGYGVRAQIQAIKGTDKAYKDDQALKAAGLTDSNSAAEIKGYTTMDVLAHFPMAKGRVDFGLYNLWDRQYKTVFAQQAAVTNDNPILAIPAEGRTFGLSYTINY from the coding sequence ATGCGACTATCTCAATTTAGTCTGTGTTTTGTTACTGTAGCAATTTCCTCACTTTTATATGCGGAAGATTCTGGTTCTGAATTAAAAGAGCTGAAAAATTCAGATAAAACAATGAAACTTTCTCCTATTGTGGTCACAGCTACCCGTACACCTAAAACAATTGCTGAGATTGCGGGTACAGTACAGACTATTCAGGGTGAGGATATTGCTCAACAGGCGGGAGCGAGCCGGAAAGTTGCAGATGTTTTAGCGCAACTCGTACCCTCACTGGCACCAAGTAGTGGAACAACCAGTAATTATGGACAAACCATGCGTGGTCGTAATGTATTGGTCATGATCGATGGAGTTTCACAAACAGGTTCGCGTGACGTAGCGCGTCAGCTCAACAGCATCAGTCCAAATATGATTGATCATATTGAGGTAGTTTCAGGTGCGACCAGTATTTATGGTTCAGGTGCAACGGGCGGGATCATTAATATTATTACTAAACGTGCAGATAAATCGAAAAATTTCAGTTTTCAGACCAAGTTGGGCCTGACATCGGCTGACAATTTCCGTCGCGATAGCCTAGCTTATCAAGTGGGGCAAACTGCTTCATTTAATAATGACAAGATGGACGGTTTTTTAGGTATAGATTATACCAGCCGAGGTTCGCAGTTTGATGGTAAAGGCAATCGTATCCCGTTAAGCCCTTGGCAGGGCAGCACGATGGATACTAACACGCTTGATGTGAATGGCCGTTTAAACTTTAATTTAACCGATCAGCAAAGCTTAAGTTTTGGTACACAATATTATAATGATGAACAGGATACCGAATATGGCCCTGACTATTCCTATCTGCAAAAAGGTACACAGCCTTCATATAAAGCCATTAAAGGATGGAGTTTAGATAAACAACCTTTCACAGAACGCTATGCCTTTAATACCCAATATCAAAATCAGGATTTCCTGGGACAAACTTTGAATATTGAAGCGTATTACCGTAATGAAAAAGCACGTTTTGTACCATATGGTTATTCAAAAGATGGTGTTGACGTAAAGCAAAGTCAATCCAATGTGGACTATGCAGGAATTCGCTCTACCGTTCAATCTGATCTGCAGGTAGCCGACCGGGCTTTAAGGCTGACCTATGGCCTGGACTATGACAGGGAAAAAGACCACCAGTGGGCCGATTACTATAAACCTAGTAATAATGGCTTGGTTTATACCCCTACAGGTAAAAAAGAAAGTGCGGGACCTGATACAAGAATCCAGAATATTGGAACATTTGTACAAGGTGATTATGCCATTACGGATCGTTTAAATATTCAGGCAGGTGTACGTTATCAATATGTTCAGGCGGATACTGACAGTTATTTTACTGCACGTAAACCTATTACATTAATGGCAGCTGACTCTACCGATTCTGACAAGCTCCTGTTCAATTTAGGTGCAGTTTATGAGTTAACGGACATACAGCAAGTGTATGCCAACTTTTCACAAGGTTATAGTTATCCTGATGTACAACGGGTACTGCGTGATGTAGCTGCCTATACCTTAACGACGTCAGGTATTGCACCGATTACAGTTAACAGCTATGAACTGGGTTGGCGCTTAAATCAGGATAATGGCATAAACTTGGCTCTAACGGGGTTTTATAACACTTCTGATAAAGTAGTACAGTTCAATTCTGACCGTTCAGTAAATGTAGTCGATACCGATCAGCGCATTTATGGAGCAGAAGCAACTGTGAATTATCCATTTATAGAAAATTATAAGGTCGGTGGTACTTTGGGTTATACGCGGGGACAATATAAAGATGTTGCAAATAACTGGCATGAACTTAATGCTTTTGCAGTTTCCCCGACGAAAGGTACTCTATTTGCTGAGTGGAGCAATGAGCAAGGCTATGGTGTGCGCGCACAAATACAAGCTATTAAAGGTACAGATAAAGCATATAAAGATGACCAGGCATTAAAAGCGGCGGGTCTAACAGATAGCAATAGTGCGGCCGAAATTAAAGGCTATACCACGATGGATGTTTTGGCTCATTTTCCTATGGCTAAAGGTCGTGTAGATTTTGGTCTTTATAATCTGTGGGACCGTCAATACAAAACCGTATTTGCTCAACAAGCAGCAGTTACTAATGATAACCCTATACTGGCGATTCCTGCTGAAGGTCGTACTTTCGGCTTAAGCTATACCATTAATTATTAA
- a CDS encoding PepSY-associated TM helix domain-containing protein, translated as MQFRQVQATLHSWLGIVVLWSGFLIFFTGSIAYFRTEINLWSKPEIFLYLKKPPPSFESAQVAYDYLNMHALEAKRWRVNLANSRMPFNTLEWQDKTNKYHKIQDPNTGLILKEVRESLGGDFFFKLHYSLYPLPDVVGRTLVVIIGILFLIALISGILTHKKIFKDFFVFRSFKGQRTLLDLHHITGVVTLPFYLIMAFTGIMIFFYLLMPWGINQQYGENGIKKFYNEIQYINPPKLAADSGIHLKEFSTFSSQLPQQGSNGTTLEKFEVKNPNTTEALITFDYGYKKLITFNNPQFIFLANTGRQLNNERNLHPVAQISSATYGIHLGYYASQSMRWVLASLGFAGCIMLVAGALLWQKKRIKQQHTLSYKILSYLNYFTFLGLPFATAMYFLANRVLPTNLEHRVQYELLTFFISWIGILIIPMLIKMQKAIILAFIFTAFILLITVLSPVFLSPQAFILNTWLHQQWPIAGVDLVFIFIAIGYISACYYFRKIQMSKVNK; from the coding sequence ATGCAGTTTCGCCAGGTACAGGCAACTTTGCACAGCTGGTTGGGTATAGTTGTACTATGGTCAGGTTTCTTAATCTTTTTTACCGGCTCCATTGCCTACTTTAGAACTGAAATTAACCTCTGGTCTAAACCTGAAATCTTTTTATATTTAAAAAAGCCTCCTCCTTCTTTTGAATCGGCCCAAGTCGCTTATGATTATTTAAATATGCATGCCCTGGAAGCAAAAAGATGGCGGGTGAATCTTGCGAATTCCCGAATGCCCTTTAACACTTTAGAGTGGCAAGATAAAACAAATAAGTACCATAAAATACAAGATCCGAATACAGGATTAATCTTAAAAGAGGTCCGAGAAAGTTTGGGAGGCGACTTCTTTTTTAAATTACATTACAGTCTTTATCCCTTACCAGATGTAGTAGGTAGAACGCTCGTAGTCATTATAGGCATTCTATTTCTCATTGCATTGATCAGCGGGATATTGACCCATAAAAAAATATTTAAAGATTTCTTTGTCTTTCGGAGTTTTAAGGGACAGCGGACCTTGTTAGATTTACATCATATTACTGGTGTAGTAACACTTCCTTTTTATTTAATTATGGCCTTTACTGGCATCATGATTTTCTTTTACCTGCTTATGCCTTGGGGAATCAATCAACAATATGGCGAAAATGGAATAAAAAAATTTTATAACGAAATACAATATATCAATCCGCCAAAACTGGCAGCAGATTCAGGTATTCATTTAAAAGAATTCTCTACCTTCTCCAGTCAATTACCTCAACAGGGCAGTAATGGTACTACTCTGGAGAAATTTGAAGTTAAAAATCCAAATACTACAGAAGCCTTAATTACGTTTGACTATGGATATAAAAAATTAATTACTTTCAATAATCCACAATTTATTTTTTTAGCAAATACTGGAAGGCAACTAAATAATGAAAGGAATCTTCATCCTGTCGCTCAAATCAGCTCGGCAACCTATGGGATTCATTTGGGTTATTACGCCAGTCAATCAATGAGATGGGTGTTGGCGAGTTTAGGTTTTGCTGGTTGCATCATGCTGGTCGCCGGAGCTTTATTATGGCAAAAGAAACGGATTAAACAGCAACATACATTAAGTTATAAGATACTGAGTTACCTTAACTATTTCACTTTCTTGGGCTTGCCATTTGCAACAGCCATGTATTTTTTGGCCAACCGTGTTTTACCAACCAATCTTGAACATCGAGTTCAGTACGAGTTACTGACATTTTTTATAAGCTGGATTGGAATTCTAATCATTCCGATGCTGATCAAAATGCAAAAAGCTATTATTTTAGCCTTTATATTCACTGCTTTTATTTTATTGATAACAGTATTAAGTCCTGTATTTCTTTCTCCACAAGCTTTCATCCTCAATACATGGTTACATCAGCAATGGCCTATAGCAGGCGTTGACCTCGTATTTATATTTATTGCTATAGGATATATTTCTGCTTGTTATTATTTTAGAAAAATACAAATGAGTAAGGTGAATAAATGA